The following proteins are co-located in the Myroides profundi genome:
- the fabD gene encoding ACP S-malonyltransferase has product MKAYVFPGQGAQFTGMGKDLYENSPIAKEMFEKANEILGFRITDIMFEGTAEELKETKVTQPAVFLHSVVLAKTLENFTPEMVAGHSLGEFSALVANGTLAFEDALKLVSQRAMAMQKACEITPSTMAAVLGLEDSIVEQVCAGIDGVVVAANYNCPGQLVISGETTAVEKACEALKEAGAKRALLLPVGGAFHSPMMEPAREELAAAIEATTFNTPICPVYQNVTASAVSNPEEIKKNLILQLTAPVKWTQSVEQMIADGASLFTEVGPGKVLVGLIKKINKEAETHSA; this is encoded by the coding sequence ATGAAAGCATACGTATTTCCAGGTCAAGGAGCTCAATTCACAGGAATGGGGAAAGACTTATACGAAAACTCACCTATAGCTAAAGAGATGTTCGAGAAAGCAAATGAAATCCTTGGATTTAGAATTACAGATATCATGTTCGAAGGTACTGCTGAAGAACTAAAAGAAACTAAAGTAACTCAACCAGCAGTATTCTTACATTCAGTTGTATTAGCTAAAACATTAGAGAACTTTACACCTGAGATGGTAGCTGGACACTCACTAGGAGAATTTTCAGCATTAGTAGCTAATGGTACTTTAGCTTTTGAAGATGCACTTAAACTAGTTTCTCAAAGAGCGATGGCTATGCAAAAAGCATGTGAAATCACACCTTCTACTATGGCTGCTGTACTAGGTTTAGAAGATAGCATCGTAGAACAAGTATGTGCTGGTATAGATGGTGTAGTAGTAGCTGCTAACTATAACTGCCCTGGACAATTAGTAATCTCTGGTGAAACTACAGCTGTAGAAAAAGCGTGTGAAGCACTAAAAGAAGCTGGAGCGAAGAGAGCATTATTACTTCCTGTAGGTGGAGCATTCCACTCGCCTATGATGGAACCTGCTAGAGAAGAACTAGCTGCTGCTATCGAAGCAACTACTTTTAACACTCCTATCTGTCCAGTGTATCAAAACGTAACTGCTAGTGCAGTGAGCAATCCTGAAGAGATTAAGAAGAACCTTATCCTACAGTTAACTGCTCCTGTAAAATGGACTCAGTCTGTTGAACAAATGATCGCAGATGGAGCTTCTTTATTTACAGAAGTTGGACCAGGTAAAGTATTAGTTGGACTAATCAAAAAAATCAATAAAGAGGCAGAAACTCACTCTGCATAA
- a CDS encoding 3-deoxy-D-manno-octulosonic acid transferase has translation MFFLYNILTYISIFFIRIIALFNKKLGLFVAGRKQSFQILKDNILPTDKVFWIHVASLGEYEQGLPVMEQLKQKYPTHKIVLTFFSPSGYEVKKNNTIADATLYLPMDTLANAKKFLALCHPEQVFFVKYEYWPNYLNQLRQQNIPTYLVSGILRPDQVFFKWYGGFYRTALKAFRYFFVQNEVSKTLLNQLQYNNVEIVGDTRFDRVSQILEQDNKLAFLEAFTLNKMAKTIVIGSSWPEDEKILANYINNTQDNSIKFIFAPHNIKKDQIDNLVQNLKKPTVLHSEHEGKDLTQYNVYIIDAYSILTKAYSYADIAYIGGGFGAGIHNILEAATYGVPVIIGPNYKKFQEAKDLITFGSCIVVNSQSELDQIFDELLYNDAKRIELGKTSNHFILKNKNATEKIMKHIH, from the coding sequence ATGTTTTTCCTATATAATATACTGACCTATATTTCTATATTCTTCATCCGTATTATCGCTCTGTTCAACAAAAAGTTAGGCTTATTCGTTGCAGGGAGAAAACAATCTTTTCAAATCTTAAAAGACAATATACTTCCTACTGATAAAGTGTTCTGGATACATGTAGCTTCGTTAGGCGAATATGAACAGGGGCTTCCTGTCATGGAGCAGCTAAAACAGAAGTACCCTACGCATAAGATAGTGCTTACCTTCTTCTCTCCTTCTGGATATGAAGTGAAGAAAAACAATACTATCGCTGACGCCACATTATACTTACCTATGGACACACTAGCGAATGCTAAAAAGTTCTTAGCCTTGTGCCACCCAGAACAAGTATTCTTTGTGAAATATGAATATTGGCCTAATTATTTAAATCAATTGCGCCAACAGAACATTCCTACCTATTTAGTCTCAGGGATACTAAGACCAGATCAAGTGTTCTTTAAATGGTATGGAGGGTTCTACAGAACAGCATTAAAGGCATTTAGATACTTCTTTGTTCAGAATGAAGTATCTAAGACACTTCTAAATCAATTGCAGTATAACAATGTAGAGATAGTAGGTGATACGAGATTCGATAGAGTATCTCAGATATTAGAACAGGACAATAAATTGGCATTTCTAGAAGCCTTTACCTTAAATAAAATGGCGAAGACTATCGTCATTGGTAGTTCATGGCCAGAAGATGAAAAGATTCTAGCCAATTATATCAACAATACACAAGATAATTCTATCAAGTTTATCTTTGCGCCACATAATATCAAAAAGGATCAGATAGATAATCTCGTTCAAAACTTAAAGAAACCAACTGTGCTACACAGTGAGCATGAAGGAAAAGATTTAACACAATACAATGTCTATATTATAGATGCCTACTCTATATTGACTAAAGCTTATAGTTATGCAGATATTGCCTATATAGGAGGAGGTTTTGGAGCAGGTATTCATAATATCCTAGAAGCCGCGACCTATGGAGTGCCTGTTATTATTGGTCCAAATTATAAAAAGTTCCAAGAAGCTAAGGATTTGATAACATTTGGTAGCTGTATAGTAGTAAATTCACAATCAGAATTAGACCAAATCTTTGATGAATTATTATATAATGACGCTAAAAGAATCGAATTAGGTAAAACGAGCAATCATTTTATCCTTAAAAATAAGAATGCTACAGAAAAAATAATGAAGCATATACACTAA
- a CDS encoding multidrug effflux MFS transporter, which produces MDKLSAQEWILIFTLVSLTALGPLAIDMYLPAFPKIAHDLNTEINRVQISLSTFLGGLAIGQLFWGPISDKYGSKKPIILCLSIFILSSLAVVFVKNIEVMWLYRFLQAFGSSGGVVIARAIVNKRFDKDQTLKIFSILAVIGGIAPIIAPILGNIVLKYLDWTHVFTTMALFATLSIGMTVFCLKEDYTNRIPTLNVGGILTNYLKLFKNKLFIRYTIIGSIAYSCLMIYISNSPVLVMEVGGLSSTHFSFVFMANSCGLMLGSFLTSSILRKRLSPKNIIKLGASTQFIAASLLWLFIQLDLSIYIQLVPLFFFVMPLGLLFPTTTTLALAPYKAESGIASALFGASQLAFTFMTSILLNSLNNGSMSIVALSLVACALVSFTLISTTKE; this is translated from the coding sequence GTGGATAAACTTTCAGCACAAGAATGGATCCTTATTTTCACTCTAGTGAGCCTTACTGCATTAGGCCCTTTAGCTATAGATATGTACCTTCCTGCATTCCCGAAGATAGCACACGATCTAAATACTGAGATCAATAGAGTTCAGATATCACTTTCTACATTCTTAGGAGGATTAGCAATCGGGCAACTCTTTTGGGGACCTATATCAGATAAGTATGGTAGTAAAAAACCAATCATACTATGTCTGTCTATTTTTATACTTTCATCTCTAGCTGTAGTATTTGTAAAAAACATCGAGGTCATGTGGCTATATCGTTTTTTACAGGCCTTCGGTAGTAGTGGAGGAGTAGTTATCGCAAGAGCCATTGTCAATAAAAGGTTTGATAAAGATCAGACACTTAAGATATTTAGTATACTAGCCGTGATCGGAGGAATAGCTCCCATCATCGCTCCTATATTAGGTAATATAGTCTTAAAGTATCTAGATTGGACTCACGTATTTACAACTATGGCCTTGTTTGCTACACTGAGTATCGGTATGACTGTATTCTGTCTAAAAGAAGACTATACTAATAGAATACCTACTCTAAATGTAGGAGGAATACTAACGAATTATCTTAAACTCTTTAAGAACAAACTGTTTATAAGATATACTATTATCGGAAGTATAGCCTATAGCTGTCTAATGATCTATATCTCTAACTCTCCTGTTCTAGTAATGGAAGTAGGAGGATTATCGAGTACACACTTTAGCTTTGTATTCATGGCTAACTCATGTGGTCTAATGTTAGGGTCGTTCTTAACCTCTTCAATTTTGAGAAAAAGACTCTCTCCTAAAAATATTATTAAGTTAGGAGCGAGTACACAGTTTATAGCTGCTTCACTACTATGGTTATTCATACAGTTAGATTTGAGCATATATATACAGTTAGTACCTCTTTTCTTCTTTGTGATGCCATTAGGACTACTATTCCCTACTACGACTACTTTAGCATTAGCACCCTATAAAGCAGAGTCAGGTATAGCGTCAGCTCTTTTTGGAGCTTCTCAACTAGCCTTTACCTTCATGACCTCTATCTTATTAAATAGTTTGAATAATGGCTCTATGAGTATCGTAGCACTCTCATTAGTAGCATGTGCACTTGTTTCGTTCACACTAATATCTACAACAAAAGAATAA
- a CDS encoding DegT/DnrJ/EryC1/StrS family aminotransferase, which produces MKKIQMVDLKGQYEGIKEEVNQSIQEILESSAFINGPQVHAFQANLEQYLGVKHVIPCANGTDALQIAMMGLGLKPGDEVITADFTFAATVEVIALLQLTPVLVDVCPDTFNISIEAIEKAITPKTKAIVPVHLFGQSADMDAIMKLAEKHNLYVIEDNAQGIGADYTYPDGKVVKTGAIGHVAATSFFPSKNLGCYGDGGAIFTNDDALAHTLRGIVNHGMYERYHHDVVGVNSRLDSIQAAVLNAKLPNLDAYNVARRTAAQMYSAALANHPNIVTPVVVGDENSHVFHQYTLRIVNADRNALLAHLQGKGIPCAIYYPIPLHNQKAYLDPRYNEADFPVTNQLVQEVLSLPMHTELDEEQIKFITDEIKAFLG; this is translated from the coding sequence ATGAAAAAAATTCAAATGGTTGACTTGAAAGGTCAATATGAAGGAATTAAAGAAGAAGTGAATCAATCGATTCAAGAAATATTAGAATCTTCTGCTTTTATCAACGGACCACAAGTACACGCATTTCAGGCAAACTTAGAGCAATATTTAGGAGTTAAACACGTGATACCATGTGCTAACGGAACTGATGCTCTTCAGATCGCTATGATGGGATTAGGTTTAAAACCAGGTGATGAAGTAATCACGGCTGACTTTACTTTTGCAGCTACTGTAGAGGTAATCGCTTTATTACAATTAACTCCTGTATTAGTAGATGTGTGTCCTGATACATTCAATATTTCTATAGAAGCAATCGAAAAAGCGATTACTCCTAAAACTAAAGCTATCGTACCAGTACACTTATTCGGACAGTCTGCTGATATGGACGCTATCATGAAGTTAGCTGAGAAACATAACTTATATGTGATCGAAGATAACGCACAAGGTATCGGAGCAGATTATACTTATCCTGATGGTAAAGTGGTAAAAACAGGGGCTATCGGACATGTAGCTGCTACTTCATTCTTCCCATCTAAAAACTTAGGATGTTATGGTGATGGTGGAGCTATCTTCACTAACGATGATGCATTAGCACATACGTTAAGAGGAATAGTGAATCACGGTATGTATGAGCGTTACCACCACGATGTAGTAGGAGTGAACTCTCGTCTAGATAGTATCCAAGCTGCTGTATTAAATGCTAAGTTACCTAATCTAGATGCTTATAATGTAGCTAGACGTACTGCTGCTCAGATGTATTCTGCTGCTTTAGCTAATCATCCTAATATCGTTACTCCTGTAGTAGTAGGAGATGAGAATAGCCACGTGTTCCACCAGTATACATTGCGTATCGTGAATGCTGATAGAAATGCATTATTAGCACACTTACAAGGTAAAGGTATCCCATGTGCTATCTATTACCCAATTCCGTTACACAATCAGAAAGCATATTTAGATCCTCGTTATAATGAGGCTGATTTCCCAGTGACTAATCAGTTGGTACAAGAGGTTCTTTCTTTACCTATGCACACTGAGTTAGACGAAGAGCAAATCAAGTTTATAACAGATGAGATTAAGGCATTCTTAGGATAG